In Mongoliitalea daihaiensis, one DNA window encodes the following:
- a CDS encoding O-antigen ligase family protein, with the protein MEVSQKKYHYLFAIVALLLAFPFAWMIAKLQLVFIILCVALMVGFFLLVYLLNDPFQGFYLALIFAFFVNGLTRYITTIPLGLGVDFLLVLSLLLAFLSKKKPHFDLLNNGAIWLSIIWLGFTFLELFNPEAPSKEAWFYAVRAVSLYQIFTVLLVLMYLRTKDEILQITHVILFLSVLAAFWGFKQIYIGLDNYEWQWLLEGAIKTHVLRGVLRAFSFLSDSGQFGATMGYAGIMSIILALGPFSLKKKVFFTASFLICIYAMAISGTRGALFVPASAAMAYLVATKNFKSIIAGVIVLGSVFFFLKYTSIGNDNQTLRRMRSALNPEDPSLKVRLENQQKFKAYLKTRPFGGGIGTSGTWGLRFSPNSFLAQTPNDSWYVKIWAETGVVGLYTHILIILFFVYKGYAVIFSLHDPELKQYIMALHSGFIGIAFAAYGNPILGQFPLNLMLYFTWGAIYVAEYLNKQDYAKLKK; encoded by the coding sequence ATGGAAGTTAGCCAAAAAAAGTATCACTATTTATTTGCAATTGTTGCATTACTATTGGCTTTCCCTTTTGCTTGGATGATAGCAAAACTACAATTAGTTTTCATTATCCTTTGCGTTGCTCTGATGGTAGGCTTTTTCTTATTAGTGTACTTATTAAATGATCCTTTTCAAGGGTTTTATCTAGCCTTGATTTTTGCTTTTTTTGTTAACGGACTTACTAGGTATATCACAACGATACCTCTCGGTTTGGGAGTAGATTTTTTATTGGTTTTATCCCTTTTACTCGCATTTCTGTCAAAAAAGAAACCACATTTTGATTTGTTAAACAATGGAGCTATTTGGCTGAGTATTATTTGGCTGGGGTTTACCTTCCTAGAGTTATTCAACCCAGAAGCACCCAGCAAAGAAGCCTGGTTTTATGCAGTAAGAGCTGTATCACTCTATCAGATTTTTACTGTTTTGTTAGTCTTAATGTATTTAAGAACAAAGGATGAAATTTTACAGATTACGCATGTGATTTTATTTTTAAGTGTACTAGCTGCTTTCTGGGGGTTTAAGCAAATCTATATAGGGCTGGACAACTATGAGTGGCAATGGTTGCTTGAAGGAGCTATAAAAACACATGTGTTGAGAGGCGTCTTAAGAGCTTTCTCCTTTTTATCAGACTCAGGACAATTTGGCGCCACAATGGGTTATGCTGGTATCATGTCAATTATTCTAGCGCTAGGCCCTTTCAGCTTAAAGAAAAAGGTTTTTTTTACTGCCAGTTTTTTAATTTGTATTTACGCTATGGCCATTAGTGGTACAAGAGGGGCGCTTTTCGTACCTGCTAGTGCCGCGATGGCATATCTTGTGGCTACCAAAAACTTTAAAAGCATCATAGCTGGTGTAATCGTGTTAGGTAGTGTTTTCTTTTTTCTAAAATATACTTCGATTGGAAATGATAACCAAACCCTAAGAAGAATGCGTTCCGCTTTGAATCCAGAAGACCCTTCTTTAAAAGTTCGCCTTGAAAACCAACAAAAGTTCAAAGCATACTTAAAAACACGCCCATTTGGTGGAGGAATAGGGACTTCAGGTACATGGGGTTTACGTTTTTCTCCCAATTCATTTCTCGCCCAAACACCGAATGATAGTTGGTATGTCAAAATATGGGCTGAAACTGGTGTCGTTGGCCTATATACTCATATTCTGATCATTCTTTTCTTTGTCTACAAAGGTTACGCAGTGATCTTTTCCCTCCACGACCCAGAGCTTAAGCAATATATCATGGCTTTGCATTCTGGCTTTATAGGAATTGCATTTGCAGCTTATGGCAATCCTATTCTAGGTCAATTTCCTTTGAATCTCATGCTGTATTTCACGTGGGGAGCAATATATGTAGCAGAGTACCTGAACAAACAAGACTATGCAAAACTCAAAAAATGA
- a CDS encoding TolC family protein, translating to MILLQKSLTKTIQIIYLGLAFFILFSNEVNGQRLELETDDLTIGSFDLMEDLMTQLISLDDIIEIGLQFSPNIKRNAALTDSEKERLIIQKKLWSTHIQTFANYSFGNQGILIAGSTESNINTIANGYRFGLNVSIPFYEFYTRGNRVKLAKAELAAAENMKNAIELEVKQEIISAYFRVISTQKSMVNNHEFLNKALISERIGELKFKENQISITDYTRLSEISSLARERYNNAYADFLSAYKNLEALLGIELYFLKR from the coding sequence ATGATACTATTACAAAAATCATTAACTAAAACTATTCAGATTATTTATTTAGGGCTAGCATTCTTTATATTGTTTAGCAATGAAGTAAATGGACAAAGACTGGAATTAGAAACAGATGATTTGACAATAGGTAGCTTTGATCTGATGGAAGACCTTATGACGCAACTTATTTCTTTGGATGACATCATAGAAATTGGACTTCAATTCAGCCCTAATATAAAAAGAAATGCCGCACTAACAGACTCAGAGAAAGAGCGGTTAATTATTCAAAAAAAGCTCTGGAGCACCCATATCCAAACCTTTGCTAATTATTCATTTGGAAATCAAGGAATTCTAATTGCCGGATCAACGGAGTCCAATATAAACACTATTGCGAATGGCTATCGATTTGGGCTCAATGTGAGTATCCCTTTTTATGAGTTCTACACAAGAGGTAATCGTGTCAAACTGGCAAAAGCGGAGTTAGCTGCGGCGGAAAATATGAAGAATGCTATTGAGCTAGAAGTAAAACAAGAGATAATTAGCGCTTACTTTAGAGTAATTTCAACTCAAAAGTCTATGGTTAACAATCACGAATTTTTAAATAAAGCGTTGATCAGTGAACGAATTGGTGAATTAAAATTCAAAGAAAATCAAATATCAATCACAGATTACACCAGATTGTCTGAAATTAGCTCCCTTGCTAGGGAACGATACAATAATGCATACGCAGATTTTTTATCGGCATACAAAAATTTAGAGGCTCTATTGGGAATCGAATTATATTTTCTCAAAAGATAA
- a CDS encoding GumC family protein: protein MLKIKELIWAIKRFWYLFIILPSALAAAVIFLTRNTEKIFDSNTIIYTGISTRKSADLTESLKIDYFTSNNLMDNIVALINSRKTAEFVSLKLLSQHLALKPGNPKYFSTETYEELKNHIPESLWKNLAVSENPNATFKNLIKAFENEDDEFAPLRYVLDKHKYYGVTNISSRTRVIRQKSSDMVEISYYTDDPGIVFQTLKLIAEVYLQRYSDLRTIENSGSIDFYISEKDRVFQSLQEAEERLKIFVSENRIMNFYEQGKNLDNYLNDLEKDLTRSNQISKGADASLKILEEKMIKNQVRSTLIDSLETYRKQVSTKRLTLNSLLLESSLESQVVLNLKKEIRDINDALSSKINDLYLQDFSIDGIPVTLILGEWLDTYLEKEKELSSLEVSLASFQLVSDRIDNFAPLGAELKRLEREVGIYENEYLYILSGLNQARLQTQNLKISQTQEIIDPPFFPTAPRGSKRKILVLASFMFGHIILIGFFAGKLLLNNSLQEHYNAEKTTGLNVMASFPKIQAHEKSIYFQTSAVLLSNQLAALAHRFGEKPSITIAIHPVSEDEDFPIILKKSIELLPTYLHPVKLFSTNVMEGFVPYDVTDYLNTPNLSTFLKNHRGEEDLPIINFILLPPYRKLNYNLELLKDIDWNIFYAQSNYVWKSSDGIVVDWLKDWSNNKASLTLTKVDINFIKDMNKEG, encoded by the coding sequence ATGCTAAAAATAAAGGAGCTTATATGGGCAATTAAACGATTTTGGTATCTATTTATTATTTTACCAAGTGCCTTAGCTGCTGCTGTTATTTTTTTAACAAGAAACACTGAAAAGATTTTTGATTCAAATACAATCATTTATACCGGTATCTCAACAAGAAAGAGTGCCGACCTTACTGAATCTTTGAAGATTGACTACTTTACTTCCAACAATTTAATGGATAATATTGTAGCTTTAATCAATAGCAGGAAAACTGCTGAATTTGTCAGCTTAAAGCTGTTATCTCAACATCTCGCACTCAAGCCTGGAAACCCTAAATATTTTTCGACAGAAACCTATGAGGAGTTAAAAAACCACATTCCTGAATCCTTATGGAAAAACCTTGCTGTAAGTGAAAATCCTAATGCTACCTTCAAAAATTTAATTAAAGCCTTCGAAAATGAAGATGATGAATTTGCACCTTTACGATATGTTTTAGATAAACATAAATACTACGGGGTTACTAATATATCTAGTAGAACCAGGGTTATTCGGCAAAAAAGTAGCGATATGGTTGAAATCAGCTACTATACAGATGACCCAGGAATTGTTTTTCAAACATTAAAATTGATTGCAGAAGTATATTTGCAGCGTTATTCGGATTTAAGGACAATTGAAAACAGTGGTAGCATAGACTTTTATATTTCCGAAAAAGACCGAGTTTTTCAAAGTTTGCAAGAAGCTGAGGAGCGTCTGAAAATTTTTGTAAGTGAAAACAGAATCATGAATTTTTACGAACAAGGTAAAAACTTGGATAACTATCTAAATGACCTAGAAAAAGATTTAACAAGATCGAATCAAATTTCCAAAGGTGCTGATGCAAGTCTTAAGATTTTAGAGGAAAAAATGATTAAAAACCAAGTCCGATCTACTTTAATCGACAGCTTAGAAACATATAGAAAACAAGTATCCACAAAACGATTAACTCTCAATAGTCTCTTACTTGAAAGCTCTCTCGAGAGTCAAGTTGTTCTAAATTTGAAAAAAGAAATACGAGATATTAACGATGCTCTTTCTAGTAAAATCAATGACTTATACCTACAAGATTTTAGCATTGACGGCATTCCAGTTACGCTCATTTTAGGCGAATGGTTAGACACTTATCTTGAAAAAGAAAAAGAATTAAGTAGCCTGGAAGTTTCATTAGCTTCATTTCAATTAGTTTCAGACAGGATAGATAATTTTGCTCCTTTGGGTGCCGAACTTAAGAGATTAGAAAGAGAAGTTGGCATTTATGAAAATGAATATCTTTATATCTTGTCAGGGCTTAATCAAGCTCGACTTCAAACACAAAACCTAAAAATCTCACAAACACAAGAGATTATTGATCCGCCTTTTTTTCCTACTGCGCCAAGAGGCTCCAAACGTAAAATTCTAGTCTTAGCGTCTTTCATGTTTGGACATATCATTTTAATAGGCTTCTTTGCTGGGAAATTGTTACTCAATAATTCACTTCAAGAACATTACAACGCAGAAAAAACAACTGGTTTAAATGTTATGGCTTCCTTCCCTAAGATACAAGCGCATGAAAAATCAATTTATTTCCAAACATCTGCCGTACTTCTTTCTAATCAACTTGCAGCTCTTGCCCATCGATTTGGAGAAAAGCCTTCCATAACGATAGCAATTCACCCAGTTAGCGAAGATGAGGACTTTCCAATAATTTTAAAGAAATCAATAGAATTACTGCCTACCTACCTTCATCCGGTTAAGCTTTTTTCCACAAACGTAATGGAAGGCTTTGTACCGTACGATGTAACAGACTATTTAAATACTCCAAATTTATCAACTTTCTTAAAAAATCATCGAGGGGAAGAAGACCTTCCAATTATCAATTTTATCTTATTACCTCCCTATCGAAAACTTAACTATAATTTAGAGTTGCTAAAGGACATTGATTGGAATATTTTTTATGCTCAATCAAATTATGTTTGGAAAAGTTCTGATGGGATTGTGGTAGACTGGCTTAAAGATTGGTCAAATAACAAAGCAAGTCTTACGCTAACAAAGGTAGATATCAACTTTATCAAGGACATGAATAAAGAGGGTTGA
- a CDS encoding sugar transferase, giving the protein MKKKLVFIKPGYSLTKHAKANLEESFELEIVEDIFAFVARAKQKAEQDAVLFFGNLKDVSFLEYIRKVKPYSYRDGYILLAISDTIDASDRKTAMKEGISGLFLTKELSSSAIIEQLQKVLDNPPLRGFIDQESEQKQVFTKYKTPLWKRAFDVLVSGTIILLISPILLLVALAIRLESKGPIFYKSKRVGTGWDIIEFYKFRSMVPDADKKLKDLSHLNQYATKGTEEPKVESAVFVRCDTCEKYDQPCESLLYNELGEQVCELTFKLMKKDGDAAFFKLTDDPRITKLGKFLRNSSIDELPQLFNVLKGDMSIVGNRPLPIYEAEKLTTDQFSKRFLAPAGITGLWQVTKRGKGGPMSEDERIGLDNEYADKFSLGMDIKILLMTVPALFQKENV; this is encoded by the coding sequence ATGAAAAAGAAACTTGTCTTTATTAAGCCGGGATATTCCTTAACAAAACATGCTAAAGCCAACTTGGAAGAAAGTTTCGAGCTTGAAATTGTGGAGGATATCTTTGCATTTGTTGCGCGTGCAAAACAAAAGGCCGAACAAGATGCTGTACTTTTCTTTGGCAACTTGAAAGACGTTTCGTTTTTGGAATACATTCGAAAAGTCAAGCCATATTCGTACAGAGATGGATATATCTTACTAGCCATCTCCGATACGATCGATGCGTCGGATCGAAAAACAGCTATGAAAGAAGGGATCAGTGGACTATTCCTGACCAAAGAATTGAGTAGTAGTGCTATTATCGAACAATTACAGAAAGTATTGGATAATCCGCCGTTGAGAGGTTTTATAGATCAAGAAAGCGAGCAAAAGCAAGTTTTCACCAAATATAAGACACCACTTTGGAAAAGAGCGTTTGATGTATTGGTTTCTGGAACGATTATATTGTTGATCTCCCCTATTCTTTTGTTGGTAGCCTTAGCCATTCGACTTGAGTCCAAGGGGCCCATCTTTTACAAATCCAAACGTGTAGGAACAGGTTGGGATATTATCGAATTCTACAAATTCAGGTCTATGGTACCGGATGCGGACAAAAAGCTAAAAGATCTTAGCCACCTCAATCAGTATGCTACTAAAGGAACTGAAGAACCGAAAGTAGAGTCCGCAGTATTCGTACGATGCGATACCTGTGAAAAATATGATCAACCTTGTGAAAGTTTACTTTACAATGAACTTGGAGAGCAAGTATGTGAGTTAACCTTTAAGCTGATGAAAAAAGACGGGGATGCTGCCTTCTTCAAGCTGACGGATGATCCTCGTATCACCAAACTAGGTAAGTTTCTTCGCAACTCAAGCATTGATGAATTACCACAGCTTTTCAATGTTTTGAAGGGAGACATGTCGATTGTAGGTAACAGACCGCTACCGATTTATGAAGCGGAGAAGTTGACTACCGATCAATTTTCCAAACGGTTTCTAGCCCCTGCAGGCATAACCGGTCTTTGGCAGGTGACCAAGCGAGGCAAGGGTGGGCCCATGTCTGAGGATGAGCGCATTGGATTAGATAACGAATATGCAGATAAATTTAGCCTTGGTATGGACATCAAGATTTTATTGATGACAGTACCGGCCTTATTTCAGAAGGAGAATGTGTGA
- a CDS encoding response regulator produces the protein MSKKHVLLIDDQPVMGILLKSKLEGDFTVDIKHNGKEALAWIMEGNVPDAVVLDLNMPEMNGIEFIKEVRKFNYFDKVPLVVLSGEEGVNSRIEAFQVGADDFLIKPFNPAELTIRVNRFFDRYNFDKQ, from the coding sequence ATGTCCAAAAAACATGTCCTACTTATTGATGATCAGCCAGTCATGGGCATTTTATTAAAGAGTAAACTCGAGGGTGACTTTACAGTTGATATTAAGCACAACGGAAAAGAAGCGCTCGCCTGGATCATGGAAGGAAATGTTCCTGATGCTGTGGTTTTGGATTTAAACATGCCTGAAATGAATGGAATTGAATTTATTAAAGAGGTGAGAAAATTCAATTATTTTGATAAAGTTCCTTTAGTAGTTCTTTCGGGTGAAGAAGGTGTTAACTCTCGAATTGAGGCCTTTCAGGTAGGTGCAGATGATTTCTTAATTAAACCCTTTAATCCTGCAGAATTGACTATTCGTGTTAATCGGTTTTTTGATCGATACAATTTTGATAAGCAATGA
- a CDS encoding PAS domain-containing protein: protein MKKPNKPSSEKLRLQTLYQYNILDSSEEEDFDFLTKITAEICNMPIAFISLVDDERQWLKSKIGIDLTETSRDTSICGHTILESGEIHEIENIQADERFKDNPLLNDPSATLSYYAGVPLRAPNGEAIGTLCVMDKVSRKITENQKTALLGLAKQVMNLIEIRKNNLKLKDYKARTEAWNANTGIISYSCFYDTVLNCIYVSEFIGELTGISAAEMIENPHIGLLSVVLEEDQAFFTKELESQLKHGDHWEITYRLKSKEGNIKWILNKGKLRRESDKEILDGIMMDVTEKIQTEQLYKTIYESSHSIVCIHDKQGNLIHFNPAAAASLHFTDTDHIPDTIQHFIFEEDLPYLGIYFDGLQEHGTIDLNLRLKSNLGESVYWSCQSSSLFIENGEQLFMINAWDITEQLKTEKKLKESENLFKIISENISDILYLYDAKNNEYKFISPNTERIIGVNADYFYNSNDFINDYVQQADKKTCYEFKNKLKAGQGYDFEYAIEVNGNIRWLRESVHQVHGAYSQSLIFAGRVTDITSRKSEFLELERTKGLLEDTGRLAKVGGWSYDLASDKLQWTRITHEIHDCDYSYEPSVHDGIAFYKEGKSRTLISQAFETLLEQGTPYDLMLEIVSAKGVEKWVRAIGKPIFHLSKIIGVKGTFQDITAPKKKETELRQTKDQLESILSEINDVIWSVSYPAYQLLFITPSVEKLTGYSFHEYLSKPELWNDTIYPREPQVIYEIKQSIENKGAYSKVYHITTSEGDTKWVKNTGHLVYDSVGNPIRIDGKIADVSADIRIHETMSSQLELQGLLMKIATEYINLDVRDSQEQINTSLELIGKYAEADRAYIFDYDWEKDTCTNTFEWCAADITAEIENLQEVPLEMIPFWVETHQKKEFMYVEDVRKLSDEDGLKQILAPQGILTLIALPIFFEENIYGFVGFDYVRELRDLSGSEISLLLLFAQILANLKNRTILEENLISAKERAEQTSQYKSQFLANMSHEIRTPLNGVIGFTDLLLKTPLSHVQKQYAENANISGKSLLGIINDILDFSKIEAGKLDLEFIEHNIYEIAGSSIDIIKFQASQKLLELLLNMPPDLPRIMVLDPIRLKQVIINLLSNAVKFTEEGEVELKIQFDKKTDTTGLLGIAIRDTGIGITKEQQKKLFQAFSQADSSTTRKYGGSGLGLTISNLLVEKMGGSIELESNPGHGSTFKFSFEVGYKELKDNERVAIDIKKVLILDDNANNITVLEENLKYWGVPYVSTQSPLEALSILLEDPSIELGIIDYHMPEMDGIEFIMNARQELGIDKDRLKLILLHSSTDTELLRKFYKKFDISFGLLKPVKSDELFSFLINIKNKVVVEEFQTKQSAEPQVEQSDTSFNILIAEDIDMNMLLIKTLILQQLPKARIFECKNGEIAFKTYKTQSIDLIFMDVQMPKMDGIAATKEIRKYEKLRDEKTPIIALTAGALQEERNNCLQAGMDEFLTKPVQSEVLIKVIEKYLLKVDKIQEDDPTIQTKVKEMPESNSPLFEKEEFMALVGHDMTLYKTLLEASLDFDRQVGMLVDAFDKGDRKEIKSIAHGIKGSAQSMFFTRLHQLVRKIETQIETLNEAELSDFILNVVETWNALKPTIQEEINDH from the coding sequence ATGAAAAAACCCAACAAACCAAGTTCCGAAAAACTCCGCTTACAAACCCTGTATCAATACAATATTCTTGATTCTTCAGAAGAAGAGGATTTTGATTTTTTGACAAAAATCACCGCAGAGATTTGCAATATGCCTATTGCTTTTATCAGTTTAGTGGATGATGAAAGACAATGGCTCAAGTCAAAAATAGGCATAGATTTAACAGAAACTTCAAGAGATACCTCGATATGTGGGCATACTATCTTGGAAAGTGGAGAAATTCATGAAATAGAAAACATTCAAGCAGACGAACGTTTTAAAGATAATCCATTATTAAATGATCCATCGGCTACTTTATCCTATTATGCTGGTGTTCCACTAAGAGCTCCAAATGGAGAAGCCATAGGTACTTTATGTGTGATGGATAAGGTTTCAAGAAAAATTACGGAAAATCAAAAAACAGCTCTCTTGGGATTAGCCAAACAGGTGATGAACTTGATTGAAATCAGAAAAAATAACCTGAAGCTAAAGGACTACAAAGCACGTACGGAAGCATGGAATGCGAATACAGGGATCATATCCTACTCTTGTTTTTACGACACGGTATTAAATTGTATTTATGTTTCAGAATTTATTGGTGAATTAACTGGAATATCAGCGGCTGAAATGATTGAAAACCCCCATATTGGTTTGCTATCCGTTGTTTTAGAAGAAGACCAAGCATTTTTTACCAAAGAACTGGAATCACAATTAAAACATGGGGATCATTGGGAAATTACCTATCGCCTGAAGTCAAAAGAAGGGAATATTAAATGGATTTTGAATAAAGGTAAACTGAGGAGAGAGTCAGACAAGGAAATCTTGGACGGAATCATGATGGATGTTACTGAAAAAATCCAGACTGAACAATTATACAAGACTATATATGAAAGTTCTCATAGCATTGTCTGTATTCACGATAAACAAGGGAATTTAATCCACTTTAATCCGGCTGCTGCAGCATCACTTCATTTTACAGACACCGATCATATTCCAGATACTATTCAACATTTCATTTTTGAAGAGGACCTTCCATATTTAGGTATTTACTTTGATGGACTGCAAGAACATGGAACAATCGACTTAAACCTACGACTAAAATCAAACCTAGGCGAGTCTGTATATTGGTCTTGCCAATCCTCATCCTTATTTATAGAAAATGGAGAACAGTTGTTCATGATCAATGCATGGGACATTACGGAACAGTTGAAGACGGAGAAAAAATTAAAAGAATCAGAAAACCTATTTAAAATCATATCTGAAAATATTTCAGATATATTGTATCTCTATGATGCTAAAAATAATGAATATAAATTCATCAGCCCCAATACCGAGCGTATAATTGGTGTAAATGCAGACTATTTTTATAATTCGAATGATTTTATCAATGACTATGTCCAGCAAGCTGATAAAAAAACTTGTTACGAGTTCAAAAACAAACTTAAGGCAGGTCAGGGTTATGATTTCGAATACGCAATTGAAGTCAATGGAAACATCAGATGGTTAAGAGAATCAGTTCACCAAGTTCACGGCGCATATTCCCAATCACTCATCTTTGCAGGCAGAGTCACCGATATTACCAGTAGAAAATCTGAGTTTTTGGAATTAGAGCGCACCAAAGGTTTGTTAGAGGATACGGGACGCTTAGCCAAGGTGGGAGGTTGGTCTTATGACCTTGCCAGCGACAAACTCCAATGGACCCGTATAACTCATGAAATCCATGATTGTGATTACAGTTATGAACCCAGTGTACATGATGGAATTGCCTTCTACAAAGAAGGAAAAAGTAGAACCTTAATCAGCCAAGCCTTTGAGACCCTTCTTGAACAGGGTACGCCCTATGATTTAATGTTGGAAATTGTTTCTGCAAAAGGTGTTGAAAAATGGGTCCGAGCTATAGGAAAGCCAATTTTCCATCTGAGCAAAATCATAGGTGTAAAAGGTACATTTCAAGATATTACAGCCCCAAAAAAGAAAGAAACTGAGCTTCGGCAAACCAAAGACCAACTCGAAAGTATTTTATCTGAAATCAATGATGTAATTTGGTCTGTAAGTTATCCAGCCTATCAACTTCTTTTTATCACGCCATCTGTTGAAAAATTAACAGGCTATTCTTTCCATGAGTACTTATCCAAACCTGAACTATGGAATGATACAATTTACCCACGAGAACCCCAAGTTATCTACGAAATCAAACAATCAATCGAAAATAAAGGAGCGTATTCGAAGGTTTATCATATCACAACCAGCGAAGGTGACACCAAGTGGGTGAAAAACACGGGTCACTTGGTCTATGACAGTGTCGGTAATCCCATACGCATAGATGGTAAAATAGCTGATGTTTCTGCAGATATACGTATACATGAGACCATGAGTAGTCAATTGGAGTTGCAAGGACTTCTGATGAAAATAGCTACTGAATACATCAACTTAGACGTCAGAGACAGTCAGGAACAAATCAATACATCTTTAGAGCTGATCGGAAAATATGCTGAAGCTGATCGGGCCTATATTTTTGATTATGACTGGGAAAAGGACACTTGCACCAATACTTTTGAATGGTGTGCAGCAGATATCACTGCAGAAATTGAGAATTTGCAGGAAGTCCCCTTAGAAATGATACCTTTTTGGGTTGAAACCCACCAAAAGAAAGAATTTATGTATGTGGAAGATGTGCGGAAACTTTCAGATGAAGATGGATTGAAACAAATCCTTGCTCCTCAAGGGATTCTGACATTGATTGCTTTACCTATTTTTTTTGAAGAGAACATTTATGGTTTTGTAGGGTTCGATTATGTTAGAGAATTGAGGGATCTTTCTGGTAGTGAGATTTCATTGTTGTTACTTTTTGCTCAAATTTTGGCTAACCTCAAAAACAGAACGATTCTTGAAGAGAACTTAATTTCAGCCAAAGAGCGTGCAGAACAAACAAGTCAATATAAATCTCAATTTTTGGCGAATATGAGTCATGAAATCCGTACACCACTCAATGGAGTGATAGGATTTACAGACCTTCTGCTCAAAACTCCTTTAAGTCATGTTCAGAAGCAATATGCAGAGAATGCCAATATATCAGGTAAATCTTTATTGGGCATTATCAATGACATCTTAGACTTTTCAAAAATTGAAGCGGGTAAGTTAGATCTTGAATTTATTGAACACAACATCTACGAAATAGCAGGATCCTCGATTGATATCATTAAATTCCAAGCTAGTCAAAAACTATTGGAATTACTGCTCAACATGCCTCCTGATTTGCCGAGAATCATGGTATTGGACCCAATCCGTTTGAAGCAAGTAATTATTAACCTTTTGAGCAATGCCGTTAAATTTACAGAGGAAGGTGAAGTTGAATTAAAAATACAATTTGATAAAAAGACGGATACTACAGGCTTACTAGGTATAGCTATCAGGGATACCGGAATAGGGATTACAAAAGAGCAACAAAAAAAGCTATTCCAAGCATTTTCTCAGGCAGATAGCTCTACAACTAGAAAATATGGCGGTTCGGGTCTAGGATTGACTATTTCAAACCTGCTCGTTGAGAAAATGGGGGGATCGATTGAATTGGAGAGCAATCCAGGTCATGGATCTACTTTCAAGTTCTCCTTTGAAGTGGGATATAAAGAACTAAAAGACAATGAGCGTGTCGCAATTGATATCAAAAAGGTGTTGATTTTAGACGATAATGCTAATAATATCACGGTTTTAGAGGAAAATCTCAAATATTGGGGAGTTCCCTATGTTAGCACCCAAAGTCCCTTGGAAGCTTTATCTATTTTACTGGAGGATCCAAGTATAGAGCTTGGCATTATCGATTACCACATGCCCGAGATGGATGGGATTGAATTTATCATGAATGCCCGGCAAGAACTTGGCATTGATAAAGATCGACTAAAATTGATCTTACTTCATTCATCTACGGATACCGAACTACTTAGGAAGTTTTACAAGAAATTTGATATATCGTTTGGGCTGTTAAAACCTGTAAAATCAGATGAGTTATTCAGTTTCTTAATAAATATTAAAAACAAAGTTGTAGTTGAGGAATTTCAGACAAAACAAAGCGCTGAACCCCAAGTGGAACAATCAGATACCTCATTCAATATTTTGATTGCGGAAGATATAGATATGAATATGTTGCTAATCAAAACACTGATTTTACAACAACTTCCGAAGGCTCGGATTTTTGAGTGTAAAAATGGGGAAATTGCCTTTAAAACCTACAAAACCCAATCCATTGATTTAATTTTCATGGATGTACAAATGCCTAAAATGGATGGTATCGCAGCAACCAAAGAAATTCGGAAATATGAAAAGCTGAGAGATGAGAAAACACCTATTATTGCACTGACGGCTGGAGCCTTGCAAGAAGAACGAAATAACTGTTTACAGGCTGGAATGGATGAATTCTTAACCAAGCCAGTACAATCAGAAGTTTTGATAAAGGTTATTGAGAAATACCTTCTTAAAGTGGATAAAATCCAAGAAGATGACCCCACCATCCAAACTAAGGTAAAAGAAATGCCTGAAAGCAATAGCCCACTATTTGAAAAAGAAGAATTCATGGCCTTGGTTGGTCATGATATGACACTTTACAAAACATTGCTAGAGGCATCCCTTGATTTTGATAGGCAAGTAGGAATGTTGGTAGATGCCTTTGACAAAGGTGATCGAAAGGAGATAAAATCAATAGCCCACGGTATCAAAGGCAGTGCTCAATCCATGTTCTTCACACGCTTGCATCAACTGGTAAGGAAAATAGAGACTCAAATAGAAACGCTGAATGAAGCTGAATTATCTGATTTTATTCTAAATGTTGTAGAAACTTGGAATGCTCTAAAACCTACGATCCAAGAAGAAATCAATGATCATTAA